One Melospiza melodia melodia isolate bMelMel2 chromosome 1, bMelMel2.pri, whole genome shotgun sequence genomic window carries:
- the LOC134418810 gene encoding erythroblast NAD(P)(+)--arginine ADP-ribosyltransferase-like: MAPLAQTLALLAMAMATMAVDVIPLDMAPDSFDDQYRGCGPAMKAALPALNRSDFQQNEEFAEVWVKAAAKVQGQGLPESPLSAEQATAIMAFTMTDPRTFNEAVHVVGRSRQEYRDNFHFKTLHFLLTDALATLRDTQKGQCRDAFLKVCDTRFETQPGETIRFGHFTPVFPSKQIGECPGETMLELRTCYGVEIQFFSEHPEPEIVLIPPFETFKVTQYTLKGDKTQIQLQSTGTYSKYNCEWLRAALPVANSRRQHELLMLLSARPAPSRPQGLCNGTSANGKRERATCSREYGIKGG, from the exons atggccCCACTGGCTCAgacactggcactgctggcaatgGCCATGGCCACCATGGCTGTCGACGTGATTCCCCTGGACATGGCCCCGGACTCCTTCGATGACCAGTACCGGGGCTGTGGCCCTGCCATGAAGGCGGCATTGCCGGCCCTCAACCGCTCTGATTTCCAGCAGAACGAGGAGTTTGCTGAGGTTTGGGTGAAGGCTGCAGCCAAGGTGCAGGGTCAGGGCCTCCCTGAGTCCCCTCTGTCTGCAGAGCAGGCCACTGCCATCATGGCCTTCACAATGACTGACCCCAGGACATTCAATGAGGCCGTGCATGTGGTTGGGCGCTCCAGGCAGGAATACCGGGACAACTTCCACTTCAAAACACTGCATTTCCTGCTGACCGATGCCCTGGCCACACTGAGGGACACTCAGAAAGGGCAGTGTCGGGATGCGTTCCTGAAGGTGTGTGACACCCGGTTCGAGACACAGCCTGGTGAAACCATCCGGTTTGGTCATTTCACGCCGGTGTTCCCGAGCAAACAAATTGGCGAGTGTCCCGGTGAGACAATGCTCGAGCTGCGCACATGCTATGGCGTGGAAATCCAGTTTTTCAGCGAACATCCAGAACCTGAGATCGTGCTGATCCCACCCTTTGAGACCTTCAAGGTCACCCAATACACCCTGAAAGGGGACAAGACACAGATCCAGCTCCAGTCTACCGGGACCTACAGCAAATACAACTGCGAGTGGCTGCGAG CTGCACTTCCAGTTGCCAACAGCAGGCGGCAGCAcgagctgctgatgctgctgagcgcccgccccgccccatcCCGGCCCCAGGGGCTCtgcaatg gtacctcagccaatgggaaaAGGGAGAGGGCAACATGCAGCCGGGAGTACGGGATAAAAGGAGGCTGA